In Coffea eugenioides isolate CCC68of chromosome 4, Ceug_1.0, whole genome shotgun sequence, the genomic stretch CTTTACGTTTGGATGGCCTCTTGTTGACCCCGGAAGGCCCCGCGGTGATCAGATCGGAAACCTTCTTCACTGCGAAGCATAGAGGGAGAGTTAGTTAGAATCAAGGAAATAAATAGACGAAGTAAGGAATAAGGAAGTACAATGCTTTTCAAGCCTATTAGAATAGAATGGCGGATGATCCGGGCTGATAAGAGCTCGGCTGATGCCGCCGTCGACAAGAACTGGTTCCGGAAAATCCCAACAATTGATCCAGAGGCCCGACCCCGTCAGCTTTCTGAAGTTATCCTCCTCCAGTTTACCCGGAGAGGTCTCTTTGACCGGGGTAGACGGCCTCCACCAGAACCCCCTGGGGAAGTCACCAGCCGGGACGAAAATGAAGTTCCTCTTCCATTCTTTGATGGAAGAAGGTGCATCTACCACCAACTTCGGGACTTTGTTCCCGAAGTAGTACCACCCCTTCTCAGTACCACTATTCTTGAGCGAGTAGCAGCGACGGAAGAGGTTGAGTGTGGGAGTTATTTCTTGATGTCGGCACAACATTTGGAAGCCGACCAGGACCCGGATTGCGTTGGGGACGAGCTGAGTGATTCTCACCCCCCAATATCTCAGACAGTCCCGGAGGAACCTTGTGGTTGGAATCCTTAGCCCTGCTTCCAATTGATCGATATATATGGCCACTCTACCTCGTGGAGGGAGCTCGGCTGATTGGTTCGTCTGAGGAGTATAAATACTGTAGTCCCTCCTCCAGGGATACTGACGAACCACCTCGATGATCATTGCTTCCGTCATTACGCTGCCGAATTGAGGAACAATGCCGTAGTCAATTGCTCCCAGGTTCGGAGGAGTAGTAGGCTCCTGCACTCCCTCGTCCCTTGGAACTTCGTCGCCGAGGTCATCGTTGTAGAGGACCTCTCCCTGGACCTCGGTTCCATCGTTTTCTCCCTGGGGTGTCCCGGCCTGATGAGACGCTTCGGTCCCCCCTTCCCCGGCCTCAGAAACCGCTCTCTCTTCGGAGGGTTCAGGCCTCTCTGCTGCGGCGAAGTCGGGCCTCACCGTCTCTTTATGAGTACGGGCGGTTCTAGCCATTGCTAGAGGGAGaagtgaagaagaagaagaagaagtgaaCTTACTCAAGGTGTGGTTTGAGAGTGTGCCGAAGTGAAAAGATGAAGAAATAGAGCTCTGTGGTGATTCTTGATTTCTGGTAAAGAGTAAATTGGTAAAAAGGgacccctatttataggctaacaGGGAGGAGATGAAAGGGCAAAATCTTGGGGATCCGTAAGGGCGCAACCTCTCTCCTCATTTAATGAAGACTGTTCATCTGACCGTTGATTTCACGCCCATCCACGGAGTCATCATTAAAAGCTGACAGCCGTCCTTTCACCCCTCATTCAGTCTCACCCGCACGGTAATGACGTGTCCCAACACTCCGTGTCTTACACCCTTATCAGCCCCGGGAAGTAGCCACTTCGGGGTATCGCGACTTCGCCCTTCccgaggcttggggggcttagTGAGGAGGGTATTTCCAGTTCGGCAGAGCTGGGGTCCCGCCCTGTGTCTCGTAGGAAGTCGATCACCTCGCCGTTCGCCNNNNNNNNNNNNNNNNNNNNNNNNNNNNNNNNNNNNNNNNNNNNNNNNNNNNNNNNNNNNNNNNNNNNNNNNNNNNNNNNNNNNNNNNNNNNNNNNNNNNNNNNNNNNNNNNNNNNNNNNNNNNNNNNNNNNNNNNNNNNNNNNNNNNNNNNNNNNNNNNNNNNNNNNNNNNNNNNNNNNNNNNNNNNNNNNNNNNNNNNNNNNNNNNNNNNNNNNNNNNNNNNNNNNNNNNNNNNNNNNNNNNNNNNNNNNNNNNNNNNNNNNNNNNNNNNNNNNNNNNNNNNNNNNNNNNNNNNNNNNNNNNNNNNNNNNNNNNNNNNNNNNNNNNNNNNNNNNNNNNNNNNNNNNNNNNNNNNNNNNNNNNNNNNNNNNNNNNNNNNNNNNNNNNNNNNNNNNNNNNNNNNNNNNNNNNNNNNNNNNNNNNNNNNNNNNNNNNNNNNNNNNNNNNNNNNNNNNNNNNNNNNNNNNNNNNNNNNNNNNNNNNNNNNNNNNNNNNNNNNNNNNNNNNNNNNNNNNNNNNNNNNNNNNNNNNNNNNNNNNNNNNNNNNNNNNNNNNNNNNNNNNNNNNNNNNNNNNNNNNNNNNNNNNNNNNNNNNNNNNNNNNNNNNNNNNNNNNNNNNNNNNNNNNNNNNNNNNNNNNNNNNNNNNNNNNNNNNNNNNNNNNNNNNNNNNNNNNNNNNNNNNNNNNNNNNNNNNNNNNNNNNNNNNNNNNNNNNNNNNNNNNNNNNNNNNNNNNNNNNNNNNNNNNNNNNNNNNNNNNNNNNNNNNNNNNNNNNNNNNNNNNNNNNNNNNNNNNNNNNNNNNNNNNNNNNNNNNNNNNNNNNNNNNNNNNNNNNNNNNNNNNNNNNNNNNNNNNNNNNNNNNNNNNNNNNNNNNNNNNNNNNNNNNNNNNNNNNNNNNNNNNNNNNNNNNNNNNNNNNNNNNNNNNNNNNNNNNNNNNNNNNNNNNNNNNNNNNNNNNNNNNNNNNNNNNNNNNNNNNNNNNNNNNNNNNNNNNNNNNNNNNNNNNNNNNNNNNNNNNNNNNNNNNNNNNNNNNNNNNNNNNNNNNNNNNNNNNNNNNNNNNNNNNNNNNNNNNNNNNNNNNNNNNNNNNNNNNNNNNNNNNNNNNNNNNNNNNNNNNNNNNNNNNNNNNNNNNNNNNNNNNNNNNNNNNNNNNNNNNNNNNNNNNNNNNNNNNNNNNNNNNNNNNNNNNNNNNNNNNNNNNNNNNNNNNNNNNNNNNNNNNNNNNNNNNNNNNNNNNNNNNNNNNNNNNNNNNNNNNNNNNNNNNNNNNNNNNNNNNNNNNNNNNNNNNNNNNNNNNNNNNNNNNNNNNNNNNNNNNNNNNNNNNNNNNNNNNNNNNNNNNNNNNNNNNNNNNNNNNNNNNNNNNNNNNNNNNNNNNNNNNNNNNNNNNNNNNNNNNNNNNNNNNNNNNNNNNNNNNNNNNNNNNNNNNNNNNNNNNNNNNNNNNNNNNNNNNNNNNNNNNNNNNNNNNNNNNNNNNNNNNNNNNNNNNNNNNNNNNNNNNNNNNNNNNNNNNNNNNNNNNNNNNNNNNNNNNNNNNNNNNNNNNNNNNNNNNNNNNNNNNNNNNNNNNNNNNNNNNNNNNNNNNNNNNNNNNNNNNNNNNNNNNNNNNNNNNNNNNNNNNNNNNNNNNNNNNNNNNNNNNNNNNNNNNNNNNNNNNNNNNNNNNNNNNNNNNNNNNNNNNNNNNNNNNNNNNNNNNNNNNNNNNNNNNNNNNNNNNNNNNNNNNNNNNNNNNNNNNNNNNNNNNNNNNNNNNNNNNNNNNNNNNNNNNNNNNNNNNNNNNNNNNNNNNNNNNNNNNNNNNNNNNNNNNNNNNNNNNNNNNNNNNNNNNNNNNNNNNNNNNNNNNNNNNNNNNNNNNNNNNNNNNNNNNNNNNNNNNNNNNNNNNNNNNNNNNNNNNNNNNNNNNNNNNNNNNNNNNNNNNNNNNNNNNNNNNNNNNNNNNNNNNNNNNNNNNNNNNNNNNNNNNNNNNNNNNNNNNNNNNNNNNNNNNNNNNNNNNNNNNNNNNNNNNNNNNNNNNNNNNNNNNNNNNNNNNNNNNNNNNNNNNNNNNNNNNNNNNNNNNNNNNNNNNNNNNNNNNNNNNNNNNNNNNNNNNNNNNNNNNNNNNNNNNNNNNNNNNNNNNNNNNNNNNNNNNNNNNNNNNNNNNNNNNNNNNNNNNNNNNNNNNNNNNNNNNNNNNNNNNNNNNNNNNNNNNNNNNNNNNNNNNNNNNNNNNNNNNNNNNNNNNNNNNNNNNNNNNNNNNNNNNNNNNNNNNNNNNNNNNNNNNNNNNNNNNNNNNNNNNNNNNNNNNNNNNNNNNNNNNNNNNNNNNNNNNNNNNNNNNNNNNNNNNNNNNNNNNNNNNNNNNNNNNNNNNNNNNNNNNNNNNNNNNNNNNNNNNNNNNNNNNNNNNNNNNNNNNNNNNNNNNNNNNNNNNNNNNNNNNNNNNNNNNNNNNNNNNNNNNNNNNNNNNNNNNNNNNNNNNNNNNNNNNNNNNNNNNNNNNNNNNNNNNNNNNNNNNNNNNNNNNNNNNNNNNNNNNNNNNNNNNNNNNNNNNNNNNNNNNNNNNNNNNNNNNNNNNNNNNNNNNNNNNNNNNNNNNNNNNNNNNNNNNNNNNNNNNNNNNNNNNNNNNNNNNNNNNNNNNNNNNNNNNNNNNNNNNNNNNNNNNNNNNNNNNNNNNNNNNNNNNNNNNNNNNNNNNNNNNNNNNNNNNNNNNNNNNNNNNNNNNNNNNNNNNNNNNNNNNNNNNNNNNNNNNNNNNNNNNNNNNNNNNNNNNNNNNNNNNNNNNNNNNNNNNNNNNNNNNNNNNNNNNNNNNNNNNNNNNNNNNNNNNNNNNNNNNNNNNNNNNNNNNNNNNNNNNNNNNNNNNNNNNNNNNNNNNNNNNNNNNNNNNNNNNNNNNNNNNNNNNNNNNNNNNNNNNNNNNNNNNNNNNNNNNNNNNNNNNNNNNNNNNNNNNNNNNNNNNNNNNNNNNNNNNNNNNNNNNNNNNNNNNNNNNNNNNNNNNNNNNNNNNNNNNNNNNNNNNNNNNNNNNNNNNNNNNNNNNNNNNNNNNNNNNNNNNNNNNNNNNNNNNNNNNNNNNNNNNNNNNNNNNNNNNNNNNNNNNNNNNNNNNNNNNNNNNNNNNNNNNNNNNNNNNNNNNNNNNNNNNNNNNNNNNNNNNNNNNNNNNNNNNNNNNNNNNNNNNNNNNNNNNNNNNNNNNNNNNNNNNNNNNNNNNNNNNNNNNNNNNNNNNNNNNNNNNNNNNNNNNNNNNNNNNNNNNNNNNNNNNNNNNNNNNNNNNNNNNNNNNNNNNNNNNNNNNNNNNNNNNNNNNNNNNNNNNNNNNNNNNNNNNNNNNNNNNNNNNNNNNNNNNNNNNNNNNNNNNNNNNNNNNNNNNNNNNNNNNNNNNNNNNNNNNNNNNNNNNNNNNNNNNNNNNNNNNNNNNNNNNNNNNNNNNNNNNNNNNNNNNNNNNNNNNNNNNNNNNNNNNNNNNNNNNNNNNNNNNNNNNNNNNNNNNNNNNNNNNNNNNNNNNNNNNNNNNNNNNNNNNNNNNNNNNNNNNNNNNNNNNNNNNNNNNNNNNNNNNNNNNNNNNNNNNNNNNNNNNNNNNNNNNNNNNNNNNNNNNNNNNNNNNNNNNNNNNNNNNNNNNNNNNNNNNNNNNNNNNNNNNNNNNNNNNNNNNNNNNNNNNNNNNNNNNNNNNNNNNNNNNNNNNNNNNNNNNNNNNNNNNNNNNNNNNNNNNNNNNNNNNNNNNNNNNNNNNNNNNNNNNNNNNNNNNNNNNNNNNNNNNNNNNNNNNNNNNNNNNNNNNNNNNNNNNNNNNNNNNNNNNNNNNNNNNNNNNNNNNNNNNNNNNNNNNNNNNNNNNNNNNNNNNNNNNNNNNNNNNNNNNNNNNNNNNNNNNNNNNNNNNNNNNNNNNNNNNNNNNNNNNNNNNNNNNNNNNNNNNNNNNNNNNNNNNNNNNNNNNNNNNNNNNNNNNNNNNNNNNNNNNNNNNNNNNNNNNNNNNNNNNNNNNNNNNNNNNNNNNNNNNNNNNNNNNNNNNNNNNNNNNNNNNNNNNNNNNNNNNNNNNNNNNNNNNNNNNNNNNNNNNNNNNNNNNNNNNNNNNNNNNNNNNNNNNNNNNNNNNNNNNNNNNNNNNNNNNNNNNNNNNNNNNNNNNNNNNNNNNNNNNNNNNNNNNNNNNNNNNNNNNNNNNNNNNNNNNNNNNNNNNNNNNNNNNNNNNNNNNNNNNNNNNNNNNNNNNNNNNNNNNNNNNNNNNNNNNNNNNNNNNNNNNNNNNNNNNNNNNNNNNNNNNNNNNNNNNNNNNNNNNNNNNNNNNNNNNNNNNNNNNNNNNNNNNNNNNNNNNNNNNNNNNNNNNNNNNNNNNNNNNNNNNNNNNNNNNNNNNNNNNNNNNNNNNNNNNNNNNNNNNNNNNNNNNNNNNNNNNNNNNNNNNNNNNNNNNNNNNNNNNNNNNNNNNNNNNNNNNNNNNNNNNNNNNNNNNNNNNNNNNNNNNNNNNNNNNNNNNNNNNNNNNNNNNNNNNNNNNNNNNNNNNNNNNNNNNTTTATTTTTTGTGCTTCTGCAGTGCAAATTTGTTTTATATGTATCAATAACTTAAGGTATTAGTATATTGATTTAGCACACTTGCTACTTAACTAATAACCCAAGTAAGAAATTAATGTCTCAAAGTATACTATGAGTCAACTTATTGCATTAGTACTTTAATCACTCGTCGTGGAGTTAGTGGTCACAGAGTTACGCTCCTATTTAGTTGATCAGTTTTTAAATTCTGATTACAAGTTTGAGATAGGGAGGGAAAAGGAAAGTGGGGgaagtaaaacaaaaaaaaaacctattgcAGCAAATTAAATTTATAACTGTGAAGTATATTAGTACTTTAAGTGTTCTAATATAAGTAACCTAAGGAGCCAATCAAGATTCAAGGCCTCCACATTGATCGgttgaaaaacttttttaggTGAGTTTCCAACCACTCGCTATGAATGAGAGTGTGATAGTCTTGTGAATGCTCTcccatttaattaattaatttttttatagtTTGAATCCTCTTCGTTCCCTTCACCACAAGGACCTATATATATACCTCTCTCGTCATTTCTCTCTTGCAAACCATtcgaagaaggaaaaaaaaaaaaaagaagttttcttcttctcctcccctgcctctctctctctctctctctctcaacagGCCTTCAAATTTACCATGGAAATCGAACCAAGCTCACCACCACTAATAGCCAAAAAGCTATGGAACATTGTGAGAATAGTGTTCTACATGTTGAAAAAAGGCATAACCAAGAGCAAACTCATGCACGACCTTCACATGATGTTCAAGAGGGGAAAACTTGCCGGAAAGGCCATAAACAACCTCGTGCTCCACCTCCAAGAAGACTACACCAACTCCCTAACTTGCCGCTCCACCGACGTCCGCATGTCCATTGTCCACCCCCGCGAGTACGAGTTCAGCTGCAGCAATAGCCCCGCCTATCCTACCTACTTTTCCAAGCGCAGAAAccatcaccaccaccaccaccaccatcacGGCTATAGCTACAAGCCACAAGACATTCATGTCGTCCAGAAAGTGTTCGATGTCTTGAATCATTACGACAAAGTTGAGGCGTCCCCTATGGTGCTACCGGGCTTTGGACATAGTCCAACGGTGAGGCAGCTCCGAGTCACTGACTCGCCATTTCCGGTGAAGGATAATGAGGAAAATCCTCAAGTGGATAAAGATGCTGAGGAGTTCATCAAGAAGTTCTACAAGGATTTAAAACAACAACGCCGAGTAGCCGCCCTGGATTCTCCGTCGCCCTATCATATATGGGCACGAGCACGAtgaaaaaattccaaaaaaataaaagaaatgcaagaTTGTGGTGTCAACTTTGATGGTTGAGGAAATTCCGACTAGGATTTTCCGACATGGGTAAACCTTATGCTGTGCGCATGGGCGACCGTCTTCATTCTTCCCTTTGAGAAAAAACTACGATACCGGCACATAACATTGACACTTTAACATCGGGTTTCGCTTCAAGTTAAAGACTGTAATTAGCTCACtcggaggggaggggagggacAGTATGGTGCCTGTGTATGCTGGCTTTCAACATCCAAAACCAGACTCTTTCCAGCAaataattttgacttttgggtactttttttttttttttttttggtgggatAAACTTTTACCTTTGGCTTTTGTCTGTGTGTAAATTTTGGTACTACTGTGGAAAAGAATAATTCTCGAATACCAAttctccttttatttttttttcttctccgccaaaaaaaaaaaaaaaatttattctcCTAGTTGTTTGTTTTCTCAAGGTTCGTATCTACTGAGATAGTTTGTTGGATGTGGTAAAGAAAACCAGC encodes the following:
- the LOC113767895 gene encoding uncharacterized protein LOC113767895, yielding MEIEPSSPPLIAKKLWNIVRIVFYMLKKGITKSKLMHDLHMMFKRGKLAGKAINNLVLHLQEDYTNSLTCRSTDVRMSIVHPREYEFSCSNSPAYPTYFSKRRNHHHHHHHHHGYSYKPQDIHVVQKVFDVLNHYDKVEASPMVLPGFGHSPTVRQLRVTDSPFPVKDNEENPQVDKDAEEFIKKFYKDLKQQRRVAALDSPSPYHIWARAR